GTGAATTATTTTTATCGGGTGTTTAAAAACAAACTTGGCCGCACTCCAAGTGAATTTAAAGCCATGCATACGGTTAAAAATGGCGCGAGTAGAGATTAATTTTTAAGCTTTCCAATAACCAATAACCAATAACCAATAACCAATAACCAAGTTTATTTTGGCATCATTAAACAAGTTAAGATCGCTTGCAGTTCACAAGGGTTATGATGGGCGCTAATAAATTGGTTTTTCTCAATATCAATTAAACTTACCGCCAAATTACGCACCGCTAAAATGGCATTGTTACTGCATGGTTTTGGCAGCAGCAGCGCCACAACATGAGTGACAAGGCCATGCTTAGATTGCCAATTAATAGGGGTATGAGAAGTTAAGCAGATCAGTTTAGGTTGTGATACTGATTCAGTGATCACATGGGGAAGCGCGACTCCACCTTGCATTCCAGTGGACGATACTTGCTCTCGCTGGGCTAATTGTGTTTCGATAGCTTTATAGTTTTCGAGTGAGGCTATTTTCGCAATGCGTTGTAATATATAAGACTTCTCTGCTTTTGAGTCATCTTCAGAGGGGGTCATTAAGCGGTAAAGGCGAATAAAAGCTTCCAGTTGATCTTGAATAATATCATGGTGAAATTGGAAACTACTCGAATGTAAATTCTGCGAACCTTGTGGCTGAGCGGAGCTTGGACTCTCGAGTAAGAAGCAATCTTGTTGTAAGTAAAGGCGTAGAGTAGCGGCATAGGTTTCAGCTTGTTTCCCACACAGTGTGATCTCACATAAATCAAAGGGTTGAAAGGCAAAAGTGAGAGCGCTTAAATATTGTTGCACGTTTACCCGTTGCAATGTGTGCACTTTGATCAACTCAGAATAGCCTTCAAATCCTCTAATTTGCTGGTGGATCCCTTTAATCAACCAAGCCGGTAAGCCAACTTGACCCAAGTAAAAAGTGACTCGTACTGTAGAGGTCTGTTTTGATGACGTGACTGAGGTTACTGGGTGAGTATTAGGCAAAGGGATTATACCATTCAAATTAGTTTCAAGCATGTCTAACATTAAACTGGCTGTAATATTTTACTACCGTGAGTTTAAACCGTTGTTGAGATTAAGCTTCAGTTTGCTCACTAAAAACCATCAAGGCAGCGTTTAATTACCGCATCTGGATTGGTTAATACCTCTTCAATGTTCGATTTAATCACATGGCATTGCTCAAATCGTTCTGCTTGCTCAATTTCAATATCTGATGCAATAAGCGCGATGTCGGCATGGCTAATATCGTGATAGCTTAATTTATTTTCTATCCCCATTGCCCCTTGAGTTTCGACTTGAATATTTATTTTTAAATGAGCAGCCGATTTAACCAAGGCTTCGGCGGCCATATAAGTATGTGCAATACCAGTAGGGCAGGCGGTGACAGCGACTATTTTCATGTTACATTTTCCATTTATTCTTTAGTGAAATACGGCGTTGCGTATAGCAGTCATGCTATTTGCTACTTATGAATAAACGGTAAGTAGCATAAGTTAAATAAAATTATTTAGCGTTTAATACAAACTTTTCAATTGCTTGAGCGACACCACTATTGTCATTGCTGTCGGTGATATAGTTTGAAATCGCTTTGGTTTCATCGGTGGCATTTGCCATTGCGATACCGAGCCCAGCGTAAGTGAGCATGTGGTGATCGTTACCGGCATCACCCATTGCAATCACTTGTTGCTGCTCAATACCAAGGTGCTGGGCTAACGCTTCAACCCCTGCGCCTTTATCACTGGTTTTGTGCATTATCTCTAAAAAGAAAGGTGCACTGCGCACTATGGTAAATTGTTGATAAAGATCGTTTGGTAGTTGTGCTACGGCTTTGCTCAGGATCGGCTCTTCATCGACCAGCATCACTTTTAAAATCGGGGCATCATCACTCAACTCAGAAAAAGGCATCTCTACTACGTCAATACCATTGATAACACATTCATGATTAGTGTATTTGCTGTTTTTAGGCGTGATCAAACCATGCTCAATCGAAAAAGCATGCACATTAACATTTAATGTTTCAGCCCAATTAGCGATCAGTTTGGCATCGGCGCCAGTTAATATTTCTTGGCGGATCACCGTCTTTGAATCTGCAGTTTGCACCATAGAGCCGTTATAGCTGATCACATAATCTTGATCAGTATTCATCTCTAATTCTTCAAGCGCGGCAAGCATGCCATCGAGTGGACGACCAGAAGCCAGTACCACCGTCACACCCATCGCGCGAGCTTGGCTAATGGCTTGTTTATTGTGTTTGGTGATCTTGTGTTCGCTATTAAGCAGTGTGCCATCCATATCCAGTGCGATCAGTTTGTACATGATTCTTCTCGTTCTAAAATTAATTTAGATGCATGTTAACGGTATGACATGGGTGACACAATCGATATATACCCATGTTACTTGAAGCTGCGGCTTTTTTGGCTACAAAGTTCACTTCAATCACTTAGACAAGCCAAATTCATGGACTTATGTCGATAATCTAGGGTTTAGTTGCCGCCTCACTGCAACTTCAATTATCTTGGATATAGAAGGTCAGCAGGATGCCGGTTTGAAAAACAATCAATTATTGCCATTGGCCATAGTGATCACTCGTTTTAAGATCCGGCGCAGCAATTGGGGTATTTGTTCTATTCCTTGTTGTTCACAATACTCTGCTATGCTCAGCGCGACATCGGGTTTGGCGTGTTTTTTTAATACTCGATTAATTACCTTTTTCGCGGATACCGGTTGATCAATAGGAATATTAATTAAATCGCGAAAGAATTTTTCAAAGCCATGATGATAGAGGAAGTTTTCGATATCTTTATCTGGCAGCTCAGTTAATCGATGCTGTTCAAGATCTTGTTCGAGTAGAGAACGCACCGTCGTGGCGTATTTATTGCCGGCCGCGTCGCCATCGGTCACCACATGCCAATCAATCTTTAAGGCTTTAGCGACTTTGATTAACGATTTCAAGCCAGACTGAGCAAATTCAACCAGTTGGATCCCTTCATTGGCGAGTTGGTAACCGCACACTTTGGCCAATTCATTAAATAACCAAAATTCCGTTTCACCTTCCACCAATAACCAACTGCGAGCAAAAAGCGCATTGGGACGATGAAAACGAATATGAAAACTAATACGGCGTAATTCATCATGACTGAGTAAGTGGTGCGGAATCGAAAGGGCGACGGTTTTATCTGATTGCCTGACTAACCGGCGTATGGAGAAAAAAGGCACAGCACTGAGCAATATACCACTATTGGTGGTGACAATTTTTTGCATAGGGATCATTTGTAATAACTCCCATGATTTTAATAAATTGGTAGGGTGCAAGCGACTTTCAGGATCTTCTAAAATCATTATAGGGCGAGCAGATTGGCTAATGTCAGCAGCCCCTTTGGCTTGAAAGTACGCATTAAGTAAGCCCATTAACAGCAATTTACTTTGATGATTTTTATTGCTTTTTAATAAATGAATTAAACTGTCTTTATTGGGGTTAATTGATTCACTCAGACCACTAAAAAGACCGTCTCTTGCTTCGCGTGGATTTTGTTTCGGCTGATTTTGAAAGGAGAAATAATGGTCAATTAAGTGTTGCATCGCATTGATGGTGCTTTTTAGTTCGGCTTTATTCACATGGCCCGGCATAGCGGATAAACGACGATAGGTATTGTTGACTCGGCGTTCGATCTTTTCTTTGTCATTGTCATCGCTAAATATGACTTCTTCATTTTGCTGGTGCAATCGTCGAGCATCGCGTAAACGGATCACGGGATGCAACCGACTTAACTCAAGGGCCAATTGCTCGCAATCGTGAATAGCGAGCACATTGCCTTCCCAATCTAAAAATTGATAATGCGTGCTGACTTTATGCTCATTGCGGATTGCGCTGATCTGAAAAAGAAAGCTTTTTGTGTCTTCGGAGTCGGAGTTTTTATCATTATCCGCATGATCAGAATCGATCCAAATTGGTTTTAAGCGGCGATAACGAGCGCTAAGATGTTCCGATTTATGCTGAGTGCGCCATTGGGTTACAATTTGAATATGTTGGGTTTGCGGTTGTGACAAGGCGTAATTGACATGAAAATCTTGGATCTGAAAAGGATATAACTGACCATTATGAGGCAGCGCAATACACAGGGCATCCAGTAGAGAGGATTTACCCCAAGTGTTTTCACCTAGCAATGTCGTGATCTCATCAAAGCCGATGGATAAACGTTGAATACCTCGAAAACCCACAATTTCAATTCGTTCTAATTGCATATCAAGTCCTTATCACTAAGCCATCCACTTTAGATTATAGGAATCAATCCAATCAAGAGGGTGTTTTGCTCACAAATTTGAAATAGTCATAGAGTTGTCATGCTTGAAGGCTTATGATTAAGAGTAAAGAAAAGAGCATAAGATTGATCTTAAAAAATACAGATCGTGATGACAGATACAACCATAAGAAGAACTATGACAGATATAACGCACCATTCCGTGAGCCTAACGCTTGCGCATATCAACGATACCCATTCCTATTTTGAACCAACATCATTGCAGTTACAGCTTAAAATTGGTCAACAAACGCTATCTCCGTATGTGAGCGCGGGTGGATTCGCGCGTATTGCCACTCGATGTGATCAATTGAGAGAACAAGCAAAGCAAGACAATAAAGGTTTCTTGTTTTTACACGCCGGTGATTGCTTTCAAGGCACATTGTATTTTTCCTTATTCAAAGGCAGAGCCAATGCCGACATGCTGAATGCTTTAAACCTTGATGCGATGGCGCTGGGTAATCATGAACTCGATATGGGGAATGAGCCGGTCGCACATTTTCTTAAACGAATCGAATTTCCATTGCTGGCTGGCAATTGGGATGTTTCCAACGAAGATAAAACCAAAGCCTATAAAGTGAGTGACTCAACTCAATTGCATAGCTTTGCATCGCAGCATCAACACGCCACTTGGGTTGAAAAGCAAATCAACGGCGAGCGCATTGCTATCTTTAGCCTTGCCTTAGATAAAATGGCCGATATTTCTAACCCTGATGTGGATACGCCTTTTATTAATGCCATTGATGTGGCTAAGGCAACCGTGGCGGCTATTCACAAACAAGGTATAAATAAAATCATTTTGCTCAGCCACTTAGGTTATGAAGCTGATTTAGAAATGGCAGCCCAAGTCGATGGTATCGGAATTATTGTGGGTGGGCATTCGCACCGTTTGCAAGGTGATTTCTCCGAGCTTGGTTTAGGTAAAGATGATGATTATGGCCAAAAGATCAATGATACATACGTGGTGCAAGCCGGCTTTCATGCCCAAACGATGGGACATTGTGACGTTACCTTTGCTGCCAATGGACGGGTGAGCGACTTTAACGGCAAGAACGAATTATTACTCGGACGCCGTTTATGTTTAGACGCCACATTAAGCCAAACACATGGTGATAATGCTCATGCCAAAGCGTGTCAGTTTGTGGCACAGCACCCTAATGTGGTGGTGTGTAAAAAAGATCGTGATGTGCAAAGCATTCTGATTGATAAATACATGCCGAAAGTTCGAGCATTGCAACAAACGGTCGTCGGTAAAACGGATTATAAATTGCGTCATGTTCGCATTCCCGATGAACAAGGGTGCAGTGAACTGGCGCCATTAGTGGCAGAATCTTTCGCATTTACCTTAAATCAGCAAGGCCATAATATTGAATTTGCCGTTCATAATGCGGGCGGAGTACGGTGCTCTTTAAATCCTGGTGATATAACCATTGATGATGTGGCAGGAAAATTATTGCCCTTTGCGGTACCGATTGGGTTCTATCAAATACAGGGGCGCTATATTGGCCAAGTTCTGGAAGGTGCCATTAATAATGCATTAAGTAATGGTGTGGTTGGAACGGGATCAGGCAGTTACCCTTATGTGCATAATTTGCGTTTTGAATATTGCGCAGAGAAACCGTTAGGCCAACGAATTCAAGCTTTGCAGATTTATTCCTCATCAAGTCAGTCGGAGAATAAGTGCTGGCAAACTATTGATGATAAACGTTTTTATACCGGTTCTTCCTCGGCTTACACCATGAAAGGAAAAGAAGGCTATGGCGCAATAGTCAATATGAAGCAACAAGGTCAAGTCACCTCGTTTTCGATGGCGGATTGTTTTATTGAATTCTTAAAACAAAATCCACAGCGTTTACTTCAATCGCAATTAATGGGGCGAGTTAATCGCAATCGTTAATATCAACCGTTAATAGGTTGGTTGACCATTTCGCGTCAAAAAAAGGCTGATCCCACTTCTCATTAAAAAGAGCATGTCAGGTATCAGCCTATTTTTTATTTGTTCGGTTTGCCGAGCTTTTATTTGCTCGGGTCACCGCGATTTAAGCATAAAATACGGGAGCAAACTGCTGAATATAAACCGTTTCGCCAGCTTCTACTTTACCGCGCTCTCTTTCTAGAATGATAAAGCAGTTGGCCAGGCTCATTGAACGGAACGCACCAGAGCTTTGATTACCGGTGCTACTAACTTCAAATTGACCTTGCTCGTTAATCGTATAAATACCACGTTGGAAATCGGTACGACCAGGCGCTTTTTTAAAGCCAGTTAACGCTTTGGCAGGAATACTTGGTTGGGCTTTCCAATCGGCATGTCCTGCCAGTTTTGCTAATAAGGGTTGTACTAAAATATACAAGGTTAAAATTGCAGAAACTGGGTTACCAGGCAGACCACAAAAAATGGCATCAGCGCTATCATCGGTTGCCAATAGTTTTCCAAACGCAAAAGGTTTACCCGGTTTCATGGCAATCTTCCAAAAACCAATTTGTCCAAGTTCTTCTAAAATGATTTTAGTGTAATCGGCTTCACCTACACTAACACCACCAGAGGTTATCACCACATCAGCTTGCTGTTGTGCTTGAATAAAGGCTTGACGCAGTTGGTCTTTATCATCAGGGATCACGCCCAAGTCAATCGCTTCACAACCAAATTGTTCTAGCATGATCTTAATGCCATAGCGATTACTGTCGTAGATTTCACCTTCTTGAAGAGGTGTTCCTAATGGTTTTAATTCATCACCGGTCGAGAAAAATGCCACTTTAGGTTTGTTTAATACTGTTAAGCTTGGAATGCCTAAGCTTGCGATCATTGGAATATCGCGCGGGGTTAAACGATGACCCTTTGGCAGCACTAAATCGCTTTGGCCAATATCTTCACCTAATGAACGGATATTTTGTTGATCACGAACTGGCAGAGCTTGGCTAAAATCGACAATGTTAGGAGTAGTGGCATCTATTGTCGCTTGTTCTTGCATGATCACAGCGTCACAACCGGCGGGTATTTTGGCGCCCGTCATAATGCGAATACAGCTTGCTGGTGGCCATTCACCTTTATATGGAATACCGGCGAAAGATTTCCCTACGACTTCTAACGTGGTTGTATTGGAAAGATCCGCGATACGAACCGCATAACCATCCATCGCTGAATTATCAAAAGGCGGCACATTAAGTGGAGAATGCAGGTCTTGTGCTAAAACATAACCAACCGAATCGGAAAGCAATTTTTCAACAGTACAAGTGACTGGGGTAATGGATTTCAGCATATTGGCTAAAGCATCATCAATTGGCATTAGGCCGGGAGTGCTACAAATGTCCATAGTATTTCCTGTTTAAAATTGAGACTGGTGGCGTGAGTCGGATTTAACTTGTTGGCAGCATTTATAACAACAAATAGGCCTTCAAAAATCAAAAGAGCACACGCAATTTATGGATGTAATTATGCTTGAGAACGAGTATCCTTGTCATCAACTCAATAGTGGTATTTAGCTTCTAGTCGAGTTTTTATAGATGTTCGATTCGAACGAAAGGGAGTAGTGATGGGATCTCAAGCAGTGAATAAACAAGGTTTAAGCGAATCAGCGTTGTTAGTGAAAGCAGCATTACAACAGCGCGGAATTGAAACACCAATGCGTTTAAATGACATTCCTCGCCAAGAAAAAAAACAACGCATTGAGCATCACATGCGAGAGATTTTAACGCTGTTAGAGTTAGATTTGAGTGATGATAGCTTGGAAGAAACCCCCCAGCGCATTGCAAAAATGTATGTGGATGAAGTATTTTCGGGGCTAGATTACAAAAACTTTCCTAAGATCACTATGATCGACAATAAAATGTCGTGCAGTGAGATGGTTCGAGTAAAAGATATAACCGTCACCAGTACCTGTGAACATCACTTAGTGACGATTGATGGTCAAGCTGCCGTGGCTTATATCCCGCGCGGAAAAGTCATTGGTTTATCTAAAATTAATCGTATTGTGCGTTTCTTTGCTCAACGCCCACAAGTTCAAGAACGCATGACTCAGCAAATTTTAGTCGCGTTACAAGCACTACTCGAAACCGATGATGTTGCCATTACTATGGATGCCACTCATTACTGCGTAAAATCTCGCGGCGTGATGGATGCTACCAGTGTGACCACCACCACAGCCCTAGGCGGCATTTTCAAATCCAACCCAGCAACCCGTGCTGAGTTTTTCCATGGTTTAAGATAAGAGCTCATGGTTTAAGATAATGAGTTTCACGGCTTAAGATCAACACATGGATAAAAGAAGAAAAACGCCCGTCATCCCACACATGAGCCTAAGCGAAGAAGATGCGGGATCTCGCTTTTGATTTCCTTACGCATATTGTCAGCTCGCGGATACTTTTCACGTTATACCAATACAAAAAATCGCACCTTTGAGTGCGATTTTGCTTATTAAATTTAATATCTAGCAATTACCACTAATAAGAAACTTTACCGCGCAGTTGTTTTTTTTGCCCTTGTTGTACTTTCTTATCGGTACGCTTTCTTTGCGATGAGCGAGTCGGCGAAGTGGCTCGGCGCACCTTGACGATTTTCGTCGCTTCTAATATCAACTCTTTCAAACGCAGCAGTGCATCTTCTCGATTTTGTTCTTGAGTACGATATTGTTGCGCTTTAAGCACGATTACGCCATCTCCGGTTAAACGCTTATCGGAGATTTTAAGCAATCGTTCTTTATAGAAGCCAGGCAAGCTTGATGCATTAACATCAAAGCGTAAATGAATCGCAGAAGACACTTTATTGACGTTTTGGCCACCCGCACCTTGGGCACGAATTGCCGTCAGTTCAATTTCATTATCAGGTATTTCGACATTATTTGAGATTTTGAGCATAGTTTTATTAAAAATTGATGAATGAATGTAGTTAAGTTATCGAATTGTTATTAACACTAATGATATGCTATATCGTATTCGATAGACAGCGCTAGTATGAACGCGGTTTTGAAATGTTCGACAGTGGTGTTTAAAAAAGCAGTAGACTTATGTGATTGGTCGGTTGGTATTTATTGTATCGACTAACATATCAGTGCAATGGATTTAAGGTGGTAA
This portion of the Vibrio algicola genome encodes:
- the arfB gene encoding alternative ribosome rescue aminoacyl-tRNA hydrolase ArfB, whose product is MLKISNNVEIPDNEIELTAIRAQGAGGQNVNKVSSAIHLRFDVNASSLPGFYKERLLKISDKRLTGDGVIVLKAQQYRTQEQNREDALLRLKELILEATKIVKVRRATSPTRSSQRKRTDKKVQQGQKKQLRGKVSY
- a CDS encoding PTS fructose transporter subunit IIB encodes the protein MKIVAVTACPTGIAHTYMAAEALVKSAAHLKINIQVETQGAMGIENKLSYHDISHADIALIASDIEIEQAERFEQCHVIKSNIEEVLTNPDAVIKRCLDGF
- the moeA gene encoding molybdopterin molybdotransferase MoeA; this translates as MDICSTPGLMPIDDALANMLKSITPVTCTVEKLLSDSVGYVLAQDLHSPLNVPPFDNSAMDGYAVRIADLSNTTTLEVVGKSFAGIPYKGEWPPASCIRIMTGAKIPAGCDAVIMQEQATIDATTPNIVDFSQALPVRDQQNIRSLGEDIGQSDLVLPKGHRLTPRDIPMIASLGIPSLTVLNKPKVAFFSTGDELKPLGTPLQEGEIYDSNRYGIKIMLEQFGCEAIDLGVIPDDKDQLRQAFIQAQQQADVVITSGGVSVGEADYTKIILEELGQIGFWKIAMKPGKPFAFGKLLATDDSADAIFCGLPGNPVSAILTLYILVQPLLAKLAGHADWKAQPSIPAKALTGFKKAPGRTDFQRGIYTINEQGQFEVSSTGNQSSGAFRSMSLANCFIILERERGKVEAGETVYIQQFAPVFYA
- the yidA gene encoding sugar-phosphatase → MYKLIALDMDGTLLNSEHKITKHNKQAISQARAMGVTVVLASGRPLDGMLAALEELEMNTDQDYVISYNGSMVQTADSKTVIRQEILTGADAKLIANWAETLNVNVHAFSIEHGLITPKNSKYTNHECVINGIDVVEMPFSELSDDAPILKVMLVDEEPILSKAVAQLPNDLYQQFTIVRSAPFFLEIMHKTSDKGAGVEALAQHLGIEQQQVIAMGDAGNDHHMLTYAGLGIAMANATDETKAISNYITDSNDNSGVAQAIEKFVLNAK
- a CDS encoding DUF2813 domain-containing protein, translated to MQLERIEIVGFRGIQRLSIGFDEITTLLGENTWGKSSLLDALCIALPHNGQLYPFQIQDFHVNYALSQPQTQHIQIVTQWRTQHKSEHLSARYRRLKPIWIDSDHADNDKNSDSEDTKSFLFQISAIRNEHKVSTHYQFLDWEGNVLAIHDCEQLALELSRLHPVIRLRDARRLHQQNEEVIFSDDNDKEKIERRVNNTYRRLSAMPGHVNKAELKSTINAMQHLIDHYFSFQNQPKQNPREARDGLFSGLSESINPNKDSLIHLLKSNKNHQSKLLLMGLLNAYFQAKGAADISQSARPIMILEDPESRLHPTNLLKSWELLQMIPMQKIVTTNSGILLSAVPFFSIRRLVRQSDKTVALSIPHHLLSHDELRRISFHIRFHRPNALFARSWLLVEGETEFWLFNELAKVCGYQLANEGIQLVEFAQSGLKSLIKVAKALKIDWHVVTDGDAAGNKYATTVRSLLEQDLEQHRLTELPDKDIENFLYHHGFEKFFRDLINIPIDQPVSAKKVINRVLKKHAKPDVALSIAEYCEQQGIEQIPQLLRRILKRVITMANGNN
- a CDS encoding PTS sugar transporter subunit IIA produces the protein MLETNLNGIIPLPNTHPVTSVTSSKQTSTVRVTFYLGQVGLPAWLIKGIHQQIRGFEGYSELIKVHTLQRVNVQQYLSALTFAFQPFDLCEITLCGKQAETYAATLRLYLQQDCFLLESPSSAQPQGSQNLHSSSFQFHHDIIQDQLEAFIRLYRLMTPSEDDSKAEKSYILQRIAKIASLENYKAIETQLAQREQVSSTGMQGGVALPHVITESVSQPKLICLTSHTPINWQSKHGLVTHVVALLLPKPCSNNAILAVRNLAVSLIDIEKNQFISAHHNPCELQAILTCLMMPK
- a CDS encoding bifunctional metallophosphatase/5'-nucleotidase, which codes for MTDITHHSVSLTLAHINDTHSYFEPTSLQLQLKIGQQTLSPYVSAGGFARIATRCDQLREQAKQDNKGFLFLHAGDCFQGTLYFSLFKGRANADMLNALNLDAMALGNHELDMGNEPVAHFLKRIEFPLLAGNWDVSNEDKTKAYKVSDSTQLHSFASQHQHATWVEKQINGERIAIFSLALDKMADISNPDVDTPFINAIDVAKATVAAIHKQGINKIILLSHLGYEADLEMAAQVDGIGIIVGGHSHRLQGDFSELGLGKDDDYGQKINDTYVVQAGFHAQTMGHCDVTFAANGRVSDFNGKNELLLGRRLCLDATLSQTHGDNAHAKACQFVAQHPNVVVCKKDRDVQSILIDKYMPKVRALQQTVVGKTDYKLRHVRIPDEQGCSELAPLVAESFAFTLNQQGHNIEFAVHNAGGVRCSLNPGDITIDDVAGKLLPFAVPIGFYQIQGRYIGQVLEGAINNALSNGVVGTGSGSYPYVHNLRFEYCAEKPLGQRIQALQIYSSSSQSENKCWQTIDDKRFYTGSSSAYTMKGKEGYGAIVNMKQQGQVTSFSMADCFIEFLKQNPQRLLQSQLMGRVNRNR
- the folE gene encoding GTP cyclohydrolase I FolE; its protein translation is MGSQAVNKQGLSESALLVKAALQQRGIETPMRLNDIPRQEKKQRIEHHMREILTLLELDLSDDSLEETPQRIAKMYVDEVFSGLDYKNFPKITMIDNKMSCSEMVRVKDITVTSTCEHHLVTIDGQAAVAYIPRGKVIGLSKINRIVRFFAQRPQVQERMTQQILVALQALLETDDVAITMDATHYCVKSRGVMDATSVTTTTALGGIFKSNPATRAEFFHGLR